In Deefgea piscis, the DNA window TTCGCGTCTCGCCGATTTATCGAGACACGCACCCGTTTCGTCATATCGAAGGTCTACGTCTACAGACGCAAAAACAATTGGCTAAGTTGGCCATTCCAATCGGCATTATGTTTTTTGTTGAATCAAGTGCGTTTAGTTTGATTGCCCTGATGCTGGCCAAGTTGGGTACCACCACCGTGGCATCGCATCAAATTGCACTGAATTTTTCTTCGCTGACTTTTATGATTCCATTGGCCATTAGCACCGCGCTCACCGTTCGCGTTGGGCAGGCCGTTGGCGCAGGCGATTTTAAACTGGCACGCTTTATTGGTGAAACTGGGATTTACCTGGGCTTTATCTTGGCGATTATTTCTGGCTGCATGATTATTCTCTTTCGCGGCACGATTGCGGCTTGGTATACCAGCGATCCGGCAGTGATTTTGCTCGCGGCCAAATTGCTATTGTTGTCGGGATTTTTCCAGTTTTCGGATGCCACCCAGATTGTGGTGGCGGGTGTCTTGCGCGGCTATAAATCAACGCGTATGCCGTTGATTATCCACTTAACGGCTTTTTGGGTAATTGGTATTCCGCTCGGTTACGCGCTGACATTTGGGGTCGGTCCATTTAGCCCACAAGGTCCGGCGGGCTATTGGTTGGCGCTGGTCATTGCCCTCTCCTTTGCCGCGATCTCACTGTTTGCATTTTTTAGACGAATCAGCGTACGGGCACTTCAAACAGGTATAGCAAGCTAAGACTTTATAATCGAAGGCTAGAGAGTAATACCTAGCCTCGTTGCAGCATGCGGATTGAATGCGGTGTGATCACGGCATTCAATTCAGGACTCGCCCCAGCGCTGCATAAGTTGATGCGGTACCGCCAACTGATCTAAAATCCGCGCCACGACAAAATCAACTAAATCTTCTATGGTTTGTGGGTGATGATAAAAACCGGGATTGGGCGGCAAAATCACCACGCCAAGGCGTGATAATTTCAGCATATGCTCAAGATGTATCGCTGAAAATGGCGTTTCGCGCGGCACAACAATCAGCGTTTTACGCTCTTTAATCATCACATCGGCCGCACGTTCTAATAGATTATCTGACGCGCCATTGGCAATCGCCGACAAAGCCCCCATGGTACACGGCACCACCACCATACCATCCCCAGGATTACTCCCCGAAGCCATCGGCGCAAACCATTCTTGCTGACCATAAACCTGTAACTGCTGTGCAGTCACACCATACTGCGCGCGCAGTAACTCTGCCAAATCGGCAGCACGGCTAGGCCAAGTTAAATCAAGCTCTTGTTTGGCGACAATTTGCGCCACTTGGGTATACACCAAACGCACATTACAACCGGCCGATAGCAAGCACTCTAGCGTGCGTAATCCATAGGGCAAACCGGATGCGCCAGTAAAAGCCAGCGTAATTGTCTTCATTGTGTCGTATCCACAGCAGGGTTAGTTCGCAATAAATGAGTCGCAATCAAGCCATTTACCACGCCAAAAATAATGGCCATTGCCAACAGTAAAGGAATTAAAACAAAAATGCCGTTATGCGGAATTAACCATAAACGCGCAATCAACAACTGGCCGACTAAATGCGCTAAAGCCGAACACAGTGACCAAGTCACCAAGCCAAAATACCGTTGCGGCAAATATTGCACCAGCCCCAAGGCCAGCACACTGGCAACCCCACCCGCCAAACTTAAAGCAAAACCCGGTGAAAATACCCCACCCAAGACCAGACTTGCCCCTAAAATGCGCAACATCGACACCCACGCCGCAGCAGACCAGCCCAAACGCTGCAAAGCGATCAAGGTGACGATATTGGCTAGCCCCGGTTTAAAGCCCGGTATGGGCGATGGAATCCCCGATTCAATCACCGCCAACACAATGGCGCACGCGGCAAAGCGGGCAATCTGCTCATCAGTGGTACTGACATTTAAAGTAATTTTAGTAGCTGAGACTGTCATAACTGGCAGGACGAGGACCAACGAGTTCAATACTGGTGCGATTGGGCAAGCAAATTGCACTTTGCCCCACTTGGGTCAGCCAACCTGCACGCACACAATATTGACGTGGGCTTGGGTCGCTGGCGATCCGCGCACGCCCTGCAGCCACCTCGATGGTGGTTTTTCCGAGCGGGCCATCAATAGCTAAAGTGCGTGCTGCGGCTAAGTCTAATTCGGCGTACAGTTGGCCATCTTGAAAAATCTTAACGCGTGTCGCTCCGGCTTGTGACCAACATAAAGGGGTGATCACCCCCCACAGCACTAAAAAAACACCAATCACCACATAATCGCCTGAGCGCAATAAGCTCAGCCAATCTCGCCATGATTTAGCTGCGCTGATGTTGTTCACGATGCCGCACCAACACTTGACGATTGCGTGAAAAATGTCGAC includes these proteins:
- a CDS encoding MATE family efflux transporter; translated protein: MPRLQDVKATWILAWPIMIGQLAQTGTGFVDAVMAGHLSAGDLAAVSVGTSIWSVMIVTMFGLLIAISPMASQKVGAKAWHEIPSLTQQALYQGLFIALIMMLIAHSLLPIFSQIGLAPDVAEKGSRFLAVISWGFPAVAIARVLYGYSSCLNQTKPMMVISIIALLLNIPANYVLIYGHWGFPELGAVGCAWATAMCMWFSAIMWIIWIRVSPIYRDTHPFRHIEGLRLQTQKQLAKLAIPIGIMFFVESSAFSLIALMLAKLGTTTVASHQIALNFSSLTFMIPLAISTALTVRVGQAVGAGDFKLARFIGETGIYLGFILAIISGCMIILFRGTIAAWYTSDPAVILLAAKLLLLSGFFQFSDATQIVVAGVLRGYKSTRMPLIIHLTAFWVIGIPLGYALTFGVGPFSPQGPAGYWLALVIALSFAAISLFAFFRRISVRALQTGIAS
- a CDS encoding NusG domain II-containing protein gives rise to the protein MNNISAAKSWRDWLSLLRSGDYVVIGVFLVLWGVITPLCWSQAGATRVKIFQDGQLYAELDLAAARTLAIDGPLGKTTIEVAAGRARIASDPSPRQYCVRAGWLTQVGQSAICLPNRTSIELVGPRPASYDSLSY
- a CDS encoding flavin prenyltransferase UbiX, which codes for MKTITLAFTGASGLPYGLRTLECLLSAGCNVRLVYTQVAQIVAKQELDLTWPSRAADLAELLRAQYGVTAQQLQVYGQQEWFAPMASGSNPGDGMVVVPCTMGALSAIANGASDNLLERAADVMIKERKTLIVVPRETPFSAIHLEHMLKLSRLGVVILPPNPGFYHHPQTIEDLVDFVVARILDQLAVPHQLMQRWGES
- a CDS encoding Gx transporter family protein, which encodes MTVSATKITLNVSTTDEQIARFAACAIVLAVIESGIPSPIPGFKPGLANIVTLIALQRLGWSAAAWVSMLRILGASLVLGGVFSPGFALSLAGGVASVLALGLVQYLPQRYFGLVTWSLCSALAHLVGQLLIARLWLIPHNGIFVLIPLLLAMAIIFGVVNGLIATHLLRTNPAVDTTQ